The Manis pentadactyla isolate mManPen7 chromosome 12, mManPen7.hap1, whole genome shotgun sequence genome contains the following window.
atttattgaTGCTTCCTAGGGCGGCCAAAACAGCTCACAAAACTCCTATCTTTGAGGCCTCCCAATCTGGAGGAAAATGCAAGAAAACCAAACAGCTTCATTTCTTGAGTCGCCTGACTTTGGCTAGGGAGGGAGGTGCGGTCAAATCAGTGTCCAGGAGCCGGGATTTTGGAGGCGGTGGACGATACTTGATGCTCGCGTGGGAAGGGTTTGCGATGAGGCGGGAGCAGAGGTCCCCGGGCGCAGGGGCTGCGACCAGGCTGGGTTGGGCGGGTTGGTTCTCGGTACTAGAggggcgggcggggcggggccaggACGGCGAGCCACTCAGGCTATAGGACGTGTGCCGGTGGGAGTAGCTCGGGGCACTGGGCGGGGTCAGCAGCGGCGCCTCTTCTCACAAATCCAATTATCCCTCTCGTTTCTGCACGGCGCATCGTTCCACATTCCCGTATGTAGCATCATGATGCAGTCCTCCTGCCCCTGAGAGTCATTGGGCTCCCCCAGGTTCCAGTGGCTGCAGCGGTGTGGTGCAGGTGTGGCCGGGCGTCTAGGCTGAGAGTGGCCTGAGGTCCCCGCCCTTAAGGGCTAGCCTGTTTATTGCATGGGTCTAACCTAGTCACCCTGAGGGTCCACGTTGAGCATGCACCTGGGTATAAGTTGCCAACCCCCAGAGTTGAGCCCTCAGCCAATTCCTGGGGTCTACGCATCCCAACCGAGGGCGTGAGATGGGGCCAAAGCGTTTCCCCTCGGCTCTGACCTGTCCTCCTCCCCAGGTCCCTTCCCTTACCTGAAGCTGAGGGTGACTCCGTCCACCCACTGGTAGCCCTGGACCCCACGCCCGCGGCGCACGGCCCTCAGGCCCAGCCAGTAACCGTGGCCACGCGTGTGCTGACTGAGGAAGCCCTGGGGGGGGAGGGGCCACTGAGCCTGCGGGCCCGCCTTCCGTCCCGCCTACCTCCCGGGCCACGCCCCCGCCTCCGGGCTGCGCACCTGCTCATCCAGGTTCCCTACAATCACGAGGTGCGCGCCCGCGCCCGCGCAGCTCTGCTGCGCCGCGTCCCATGTGGCCTGTGTCTTGGAGAAAAGGTAGCAGGAGCCCTGGAAGGGCAGCCACAGCGTGGGGCACTGCTCACAGGAGCCTGCGGGGTGGCGAGAGTAACAGGCGGATTGCTCCCCGGTGGAGCGGCGCAGCGGTGGAGAGGCTGGGGGGCGGACCCCCGGGCCCAGGGGCGGAGCCACAAGAGATGTGGTCGGTGTCAAAGCACCGGGCCCGGCGAATAAGGGCACCGCGAGGGTCTCGCGCAGGGTACCCCGTCCCCGCCGCCCCTCCGTCCTGCTCACTGTTCCCCAGCCGCGCGGCCTCCAGCGTCCGGAGCAGCTCACTGCGGATGTTCTCGCGGTCCCTGCCCGCTTCAGCCAAGCCCTGGGTCACTGCGAGGTCAGGGGAGTCCAGATTAGAGCCGGGGTCAGGGTCAGGAGCAGGTCATGATTAGGTAAAGGTGGGCATCCATGTGCGTGGTCAGTCCCGTGCAAGAGTGACCTCAGGGTCGAGGGCTCCAGAGCTGGGCAGGGTCCAGCTGTGGTTGGGATGGGGAGCTGTAGTCAAGGTCAGAGTCCAGCGGTCAAGGTGAGGATGGGAGATAGGATCGGGAACAGAGGTCAGAACCTCGGGGGTCACGGAGGGGCCGGGATGTGGGTCACGCGGGACAGCGCGGTGAGGGATCAGGGGTGGCGGCGAAACCCCGCCCTCACCGCGGTCTCCGAGTGCCCTGAGGGCGCCCTGCTGCTCGATGAGCCTCGTCTGCGCCTCCGCAAGCTGGGCGCGCGCGGCCTGCAGCTGCGCCTGCGTCCCCAAGCCTGGGAAGGTGGGAAGAGGACAGGGGTGGGATCGGGAGCCTGAGGCCTGCCGGGGCCGCCCCCGCCCGCCGCAAGCCCCACCCCCGGTCACCGCCTCCCACCGCGGCCCCGCGCCCCCAGCCCGCGCGTCTCACAGCAGCTGTTGCAGGCACGGACCTCTTCCTTCAAGGCCCCCAGCGCCGCTGTCTGCTTCGAGGCTGGAACAATGCCCCCGCGCCCCACCCCCACGCACGCCAGGTCACCCTCGGGCACTCACAGGACATCCTTCCCCAGGCCGGGGCCAGCCCGGGGAGTGTGATGTCCCTACCCACCCCCTACCCCGTCTCCAGGGTCCCAGACGATCCCTTCCCGCACACCCCGGGGGCCCAGGAGCCGCCGTTCTGCGCGCACCGTTTGTCCTCAGCTGGTCCTGGCGGTCTAGCAGCGCCCCGCGCTCGGTGGTGGCTGTGGAGAGGGGAATCCTGAAGGGGCCGCTCGGGGACTAGGAAACTCTCAAGAGGGGGTGCAGGGACCCCGTCTTGGGATGCACAGAAGGGACGGGCAGACTTACAGCACACAGGACGTGCACACACGCGGAGGGGAGACAAACGCACAGGGATTGCACGCACATGTGAGTGCACACAGCCCCGAGTACACAAGCTGTTTACACATGCTCACGCTCAGACCTAGCGAGGGGTCCAGGATTCAGCTGGTCCTCCCCGGGGCTGAGGGAACGCCTATGTCCCCAGGGGGGTCCCCCACAACCTCCCCTCACTACCCACTCACTCACCCTTGGAAAATAGGACACTCAGAACGAGGGCCCACAGGACCGCGCTCACCACACCAGCCAGGACCAGGAAGAGGGGTCTCCGCCCCCAGCGTCCCCAGTGCCCTGGGACAACACAGAGCGACTCCTACAACAGGCTCATCCTGGACCCCTGGGCCCCAGCGCCAGAGCCCTGGACGCTTGGATTCCTTccaggaaacagactcagagaggttaagcaatttgcCTATGGTTACACGCCCCTAAGTGGCAGAGGTGGAATGTGAATCCCAGTCTAGTTGGTTCTACAGCCTGTGGTGTCTCTCCTGCACCCACTACTTGAACCCCGCTCTTGGATTTTCCCCTCCTTTCCCCCGCAGGACcccaaacccctagccagagagGAACCCAAGGGGGCTAGCAAGGCAGCCCCATTGTTCATACCTCCGTGGACCCCGTCAAACATATCGTCCCATTTGCCGTACTCCTCAGTGTCCATGGTGAGCAGGCACCCAGCCCTGGGCCCGGATAGAAATGCAACCCTTTCCCTTATCCAGCCCCACccacttttctcttccttccttcccagcttctctgagtCTGGATTCCTGGTTCCAGGGACCTGCTGACCAATCATAGAGCTGGGCCCTTGCTGGGCTGGGCTAGGGGTATGGGTGCAGTGGGATTGGGGTAGGGTGGGGGTAGTGTGTGAGTGTCACACACACTCAGTGCTAGCCTCCGTGGACTGGTCTCTGCAGCCACATCTCCAGGCTGGTGCTGGAGGCATCACCTGGGGACTCTGCTCATCTCTTACAGGTCTGGGGCTGCGCTTCCTGCTGAGAGGGACTGGCTGAACCCACCCAAGTTCTGGCCCCCCCTGCAGGTTCCTGAGAATGCCCCTCGGACCTGAACCCGCTGCCAGCTCAGCTTCTCTCCTTAACTCCCTTGCAGGTGCCTGCCGGAGGCCGGGAGTGACCCTGACCTTCAATCCTCAGGCAGAAGGGAGAACACAGGTGTTTGTTGGGGGTGGTGGTCAGCTAAGGTCCTGGACTCTTATTGGGTGGGGGTGTATGTATGTAGTTTCTAGAAGCTTCTGTTTTTCTCTGCTGTGCAAAGGTGGGCAGTGGCAGGGCCTCCATTCCAGGGATGCTGTAATAAAGGCAAGAGGTTTTGAATGTCAAGGCCGGGCTCCATCCCCACGCACAAACCCCACTAGATGGGTCGTTCATCCTTCCAACAAATATTGGACACCTACTGTGTGTCGGGCATCATTCTAGGAACTGGCGTACACCAGTGCCTGAAATAAGCAAATCCCTCCCTTCCTGGGGCAAACATTTTTAGCCGTgggtagagagagacagacagcaaATAGCAAACATAATAAAAAGGTAGGTTTTATAGCATAGTGGTTCTCAACGTGGGGGACActgggcaatgtctggagacacctGTGGTCGTCACAGTTTGGGAGGGGGGCTGCTAGTGCCCAGAGAGCAAGCATGCATCTGAACAGCCTGCAGTGCACAGGACATCCCCCATGTCAACGATGCAGAGCAGGAGCCCTGATATCACATGTGAAGAAGCTGTGAGTCCaccaaatgaaaaaatgaaaggaagcCAAAACCAGTTGGGATAAAAGGCTTGCACCCCGGGGCAGTGGCCCCAAGTAGCCACCTGGCGGAAAAGCAGGGTTACGTTGTTATCAATGACTGCCTCCACGCCAGCCCCTCGTGGAGGTATTTAAACATGCCACACCTTTCCGAATCCTCCCAGCAACCCTCGGA
Protein-coding sequences here:
- the CLEC4G gene encoding C-type lectin domain family 4 member G, which translates into the protein MDTEEYGKWDDMFDGVHGGHWGRWGRRPLFLVLAGVVSAVLWALVLSVLFSKATTERGALLDRQDQLRTNASKQTAALGALKEEVRACNSCCLGTQAQLQAARAQLAEAQTRLIEQQGALRALGDRVTQGLAEAGRDRENIRSELLRTLEAARLGNSSCEQCPTLWLPFQGSCYLFSKTQATWDAAQQSCAGAGAHLVIVGNLDEQGFLSQHTRGHGYWLGLRAVRRGRGVQGYQWVDGVTLSFSHWNLGEPNDSQGQEDCIMMLHTGMWNDAPCRNERDNWICEKRRRC